DNA sequence from the bacterium genome:
AGCCTGGTCGACCGGTGTCTCCGCGTCACCGTGTCTCCGCGTCCGGCTCTCTCTCCACCACTCCCATGCGCCCCCTCTCCCCCTCGGGAGCAGCTTCACAGCTGCCGTACACCCTCTTCCCCCACAAGAACACCGCGAGACCGACAACCACGCCGGCGACGACATCGCTCGCGTAGTGGTAACGGTTGTACACCGTGGAGATGCAGAGCATGGTAACCAGGGGCGTCATCCAGAATGCCATCCGTCGCCTGTAGGTCCACGCAAGCAGCAGAACGACCAGGGCCACTGCCACGTGGGAACTGGGCATGCAGCCGCCCTGGATATCGCCGTGCTCCATGATGAAATCCTGGAGAGCCGTAACAAAGTACCCGTCAAGAGGCCCATTGTAAAGATGGGAAAGCATGTATCTCGGACCCACCACCGGGAACAGGATGAAACCGGAATAGGATATGAAAAACGCTGCTGAAATGGTAAAGATGCTCCGCCGGAAGGGGATCAGGTCACCCTTTCGGTAAAGGGAGATCCCGAGGATGGGGCCGATCCAGTAATAGGAATTGTACGATATCTTCATGATCTCTGTCAGGACGGGGCTGGCGAACTGCTCCATCCAGACCGACGGGTGAATCCCGAGGAGCGCCTTTTCGAAGTCGTAGATCAGGTGGTCCAGATACCGCCCGTGCAGGCCGAGGATGAACCGGTCGATCTGCTCGTAAAATACCGCCAGGGAGA
Encoded proteins:
- a CDS encoding phosphatase PAP2 family protein, whose protein sequence is MTHNDGLFRPEDTAFLVYLAGISVFVTLFHNGVQRWWLYVISHAAGAAAVIFFLRYADKHPHPVIRFFRYWYIPLSLAVFYEQIDRFILGLHGRYLDHLIYDFEKALLGIHPSVWMEQFASPVLTEIMKISYNSYYWIGPILGISLYRKGDLIPFRRSIFTISAAFFISYSGFILFPVVGPRYMLSHLYNGPLDGYFVTALQDFIMEHGDIQGGCMPSSHVAVALVVLLLAWTYRRRMAFWMTPLVTMLCISTVYNRYHYASDVVAGVVVGLAVFLWGKRVYGSCEAAPEGERGRMGVVEREPDAETR